Proteins from a genomic interval of Paenibacillus sp. FSL H8-0048:
- a CDS encoding TetR/AcrR family transcriptional regulator, with protein MSIDRKALILQAATLSFVQFGYKATTMDQVSRIANVGKGTIYTFFKTKEELFEEILDKATSELTSVMSRVAAQQISFVHKLLHLLDSILEFRLDHELFVKLAQEVRDIGTAQALEGVKRMEGYALDFLQQQIEEAIGNGEVKACDASVAAFMILRMYLALTTEWNKSHVPLDQDKIKEHMILFISTGMLQ; from the coding sequence ATGTCTATTGACCGTAAAGCGTTAATTCTGCAGGCAGCAACTCTGTCCTTTGTACAATTCGGCTATAAAGCTACGACGATGGATCAGGTATCCAGAATCGCCAATGTGGGCAAGGGTACGATCTATACCTTTTTCAAAACGAAGGAAGAACTGTTCGAGGAAATTCTGGACAAGGCCACATCCGAATTAACATCGGTGATGAGCCGTGTGGCTGCGCAGCAAATTTCTTTCGTACATAAGCTGCTTCATCTGCTGGATTCCATTCTGGAGTTCCGCCTGGACCATGAGCTGTTCGTGAAGCTGGCCCAGGAGGTCCGGGATATCGGTACAGCCCAGGCGCTCGAAGGCGTGAAGCGGATGGAGGGCTACGCGCTGGACTTCCTGCAGCAGCAGATCGAGGAGGCCATCGGGAACGGAGAAGTGAAGGCCTGCGATGCCAGTGTGGCGGCGTTTATGATTCTGCGGATGTATCTGGCGCTGACCACGGAATGGAACAAATCCCATGTGCCGCTGGATCAGGACAAAATCAAAGAGCATATGATTCTGTTCATCTCCACCGGAATGCTGCAATAG
- a CDS encoding anti-sigma factor: protein MSEEFKEKLRKYSEGTLPEEERDEVESELVKLEAYQLYLEEQMEREEQDGQATGSWTKTDAQGSAAPEFKKAKTKKKRREKSIIRRGKWKARISNTLTVFSMFLLFTVISSIITAVFYSTGERGDTYRDVVSSAIAVTRPNTTVRLSANAHYFFRMELSGNLLKQVGSERIQVGNYTQNFVLGLANIGMFNWVDEQNGAGNVFYYPPAKGTAGGGDDNYQWKRLTKLPEGTVAEAYLSLDRLYTTDELLKQLEPLNLQPVWFGADTGPSTRDNDVVVYPLGFPYDPIWHADDMKRSAVTKEKTGWFSSVSTYSSVSPSVEAYGSGELRDANFIKTLRLLQEHPKLTRSAAYINQLDTSVAYLEQNGVKLYGTVVTGPVKELLKLREASWVRHLQVGEVRLWNWTE, encoded by the coding sequence ATGAGTGAGGAATTTAAAGAGAAGCTGCGCAAATACAGTGAAGGCACTCTCCCGGAGGAAGAGCGTGACGAGGTTGAAAGCGAGCTTGTAAAGCTTGAGGCGTATCAGCTGTATCTGGAGGAGCAGATGGAACGGGAAGAGCAGGACGGGCAGGCCACCGGGAGCTGGACCAAGACAGATGCGCAAGGAAGCGCAGCTCCAGAGTTCAAAAAGGCGAAAACGAAGAAGAAGCGAAGAGAGAAGTCCATTATCCGCCGGGGCAAATGGAAGGCGCGGATCAGCAACACGTTAACAGTATTTTCGATGTTTCTGCTATTTACGGTCATCAGCAGCATTATTACAGCAGTTTTTTACAGCACCGGAGAACGTGGTGACACTTACAGAGATGTGGTGTCATCAGCAATTGCCGTTACCCGTCCCAATACAACGGTGCGGCTGTCAGCGAATGCGCATTATTTTTTCCGGATGGAGTTATCCGGGAATCTGCTGAAGCAGGTGGGCAGCGAGAGAATTCAGGTTGGTAATTATACGCAGAATTTTGTTCTGGGACTGGCCAATATTGGGATGTTTAATTGGGTGGATGAGCAGAACGGGGCTGGAAATGTGTTCTATTATCCGCCTGCGAAGGGGACTGCAGGGGGAGGAGATGACAATTATCAGTGGAAGAGGCTTACCAAGCTTCCTGAAGGTACGGTTGCCGAAGCTTATCTGTCGCTAGACCGTCTGTATACGACCGATGAACTGCTGAAGCAACTGGAGCCGCTGAATCTTCAGCCTGTCTGGTTTGGGGCGGATACCGGACCTTCGACGAGGGATAACGATGTGGTCGTATACCCGCTTGGCTTTCCCTATGATCCCATATGGCACGCAGATGATATGAAGAGATCGGCGGTCACCAAGGAAAAAACAGGCTGGTTCAGCTCCGTATCTACCTACAGCAGCGTGTCGCCTTCCGTTGAAGCATACGGGAGCGGCGAACTGCGGGATGCTAACTTCATCAAGACACTTAGACTGCTGCAGGAGCATCCGAAGCTTACCAGGTCAGCGGCATACATCAATCAGTTAGACACCTCTGTGGCTTATCTGGAGCAGAACGGAGTGAAACTCTACGGTACCGTTGTCACCGGACCGGTCAAGGAACTGCTGAAGCTTCGTGAAGCTTCATGGGTCCGGCATTTGCAGGTGGGCGAAGTCCGGCTGTGGAACTGGACGGAGTGA
- a CDS encoding HAD family hydrolase codes for MTDTSNKLAVFFDLDDTLYDHLVPFREAVREVLAPEEDKLDYAELFYTVRHHSDLLWPKYLRGEMELAETRVMRLELAFAEYGLPLSREQAVQIQASYIARQYTIEMIEGVAEQLQRFISQGHPVGIITNGPQEHQMGKLRGLGIDRLIPPEMIFISDAVGLAKPDPAIFAHVNRATGTTPENSLYVGDTWANDVVGALTAGWQVCWYNPRGRKPGTDHTPSYIFTNYKEFSELPLV; via the coding sequence GTGACGGATACAAGTAATAAGCTGGCTGTGTTTTTTGATCTGGATGATACGCTGTATGACCACCTGGTTCCCTTCCGGGAAGCGGTACGTGAGGTGCTGGCCCCTGAGGAGGACAAGCTGGATTACGCAGAGCTGTTCTATACGGTAAGACATCACAGTGATTTGCTGTGGCCGAAGTATCTGCGCGGGGAGATGGAGCTTGCGGAGACGCGGGTGATGCGGCTGGAACTGGCTTTTGCAGAATATGGCTTGCCGCTCTCCCGGGAGCAGGCTGTGCAGATACAGGCCTCTTATATTGCCCGCCAGTATACGATTGAAATGATCGAAGGCGTAGCGGAGCAATTACAGCGGTTCATTAGCCAAGGCCACCCGGTAGGCATTATCACGAACGGGCCGCAGGAGCACCAGATGGGCAAGCTGCGCGGGCTGGGGATCGACCGGCTCATTCCGCCGGAGATGATCTTCATCTCGGATGCGGTCGGTCTGGCGAAGCCGGACCCGGCGATCTTCGCCCATGTTAACCGTGCGACGGGAACGACGCCGGAGAACAGCCTCTATGTAGGCGACACCTGGGCCAACGATGTGGTCGGGGCACTGACGGCAGGCTGGCAGGTATGCTGGTACAATCCGCGCGGGCGGAAGCCGGGTACGGACCATACGCCGAGCTACATTTTCACCAACTATAAGGAATTCAGCGAGCTGCCGCTGGTGTAA
- a CDS encoding glycosyltransferase family A protein, protein MHDLSIVIPTRNRISDLTLCIESIGAQTGLENVSIELLIVDDGEIEERVLEYFREVLGRLPDASLCYYRKTKPGVWLSRYEALGLIDGEILLSFDDDAELDDPLYIRRMLDTYASDPSIAGVGGIAKGLSSSKSGKLLGRLTCQMSASPGRLSASTLAGSLLLWGETENIFETDFFHGCNMSFRSSALRDMKPYPWMTSYAVADDIYMCHLASRYGKLVINPELKIMHHESPSSRDKAGRVARATAVNHYYLLNLRKAPVKNYAALLWTLSYLTVKSTLKRNFNAVSGYASGILFVLNPRKNKYREFMLD, encoded by the coding sequence ATGCATGACCTGTCTATAGTCATTCCCACGCGTAACCGGATCAGCGATCTGACCCTCTGCATTGAATCCATCGGCGCGCAAACCGGACTGGAGAATGTCTCCATCGAACTGCTGATTGTGGACGACGGTGAGATCGAAGAACGGGTGCTGGAGTATTTCCGTGAGGTGCTCGGGCGTCTTCCGGATGCCAGTCTATGTTATTACCGCAAAACCAAGCCCGGTGTCTGGCTCTCCCGCTACGAGGCTCTCGGGCTCATCGACGGGGAGATTCTGCTCAGCTTCGATGACGATGCGGAGCTGGATGATCCGCTCTATATCCGCCGGATGCTCGATACTTACGCCTCAGATCCGTCCATTGCCGGGGTCGGCGGAATCGCCAAGGGTCTCTCCAGCAGCAAATCGGGCAAGCTGCTCGGCAGGCTGACCTGTCAAATGTCGGCGTCACCAGGCAGACTGTCGGCAAGCACACTGGCCGGATCTCTTCTCTTATGGGGGGAGACGGAGAATATTTTTGAGACGGACTTCTTCCATGGCTGCAATATGTCCTTCCGCAGCTCGGCTCTGCGGGATATGAAGCCGTACCCCTGGATGACCAGCTATGCAGTGGCGGACGATATCTATATGTGCCATCTGGCGAGCAGATACGGCAAGCTGGTGATTAACCCGGAGCTGAAAATTATGCATCATGAATCGCCCAGCTCGCGCGACAAGGCAGGCCGGGTCGCCCGGGCGACCGCAGTCAATCATTATTATCTGCTGAATCTGCGCAAAGCACCCGTGAAAAATTATGCAGCTCTGCTCTGGACCTTGTCTTACCTCACCGTCAAGTCTACGCTCAAGCGGAACTTCAATGCCGTCTCCGGCTACGCCAGCGGCATTCTGTTCGTGCTTAATCCCCGCAAGAATAAATACAGGGAATTCATGCTGGACTAG
- a CDS encoding oleate hydratase — MKKEYGNEQVYFVGGGIASLAGAAYLVRDCNFPGQNIHIIEEMKILGGSNDGAGDAEHGYVIRGGRMLNDETYENLWELLSTIPSIDQPGMTLREEIVQFDESNPTRGQARLINSKGEVEDVTSMGFDMADRLALGKLIMTPEPAMGTLRINDWFGPHFFTTNFWYMWATTFAFQPWHSAVEFKRYMLRFMHEFPRIQTLEGVTRTPYNQYDSIILPLYQYLEPLGVDFTLKCTVTDLEFKDGDGITVTAMKVVREGVEDTIQVHEGDRVIVTNGSMTEGASLGSMTSAPGLNGKGSSWKLWETIAAKKPGLGNPSSFDDHVDESKWESFTVTFQDSKFFDLMEKFTRNRAGTGALVTFKDSSWFMSVVLAFQPHFRNQPEHVRVFWGYGLYPDKVGDYVHKKMCDCTGEEIMEELIGHLHFEAHKEEIMATANCIPCMMPYITSQFMPRLNSDRPRVVPEGSTNLAFIGQYCEIPDDIVFTEEYSVRAARIAVYTLFGVNRPVEPINAYQNDVRTLFSSLVTSFR; from the coding sequence GTGAAAAAAGAGTACGGTAACGAGCAGGTATATTTCGTAGGCGGTGGCATTGCATCCCTTGCGGGTGCAGCCTATCTGGTTAGAGACTGCAATTTTCCCGGACAGAACATTCACATTATTGAAGAGATGAAGATCCTTGGCGGCAGCAATGACGGTGCCGGCGATGCAGAGCATGGATATGTCATTCGCGGCGGCCGGATGCTGAACGATGAGACCTATGAGAACCTGTGGGAGCTATTAAGTACCATTCCGTCCATTGACCAGCCGGGTATGACGCTGCGGGAAGAAATCGTTCAATTCGACGAGTCCAATCCGACCCGCGGCCAGGCACGGCTGATCAACAGCAAGGGTGAGGTTGAGGACGTCACCTCCATGGGCTTCGATATGGCAGACCGCCTGGCCCTGGGCAAGCTGATCATGACGCCGGAGCCAGCCATGGGCACCTTGCGGATTAACGACTGGTTCGGACCGCATTTCTTCACAACGAACTTCTGGTACATGTGGGCAACCACCTTTGCCTTCCAGCCTTGGCATAGTGCGGTTGAGTTCAAGCGTTATATGCTCCGCTTCATGCACGAGTTCCCTAGGATTCAAACGCTTGAAGGCGTAACCCGTACCCCATACAACCAATATGATTCCATCATTCTGCCGCTGTATCAATATCTGGAGCCGCTGGGCGTAGATTTCACCTTGAAATGTACCGTAACCGATCTGGAATTCAAAGATGGCGACGGCATTACTGTGACAGCGATGAAGGTGGTCCGCGAGGGCGTGGAGGACACGATCCAGGTTCATGAAGGCGACCGCGTAATTGTGACGAACGGCTCGATGACCGAAGGCGCAAGCCTCGGATCGATGACCTCCGCTCCCGGCCTGAACGGTAAGGGCAGCTCTTGGAAGCTGTGGGAGACGATCGCCGCGAAGAAGCCGGGGCTAGGTAATCCCTCTTCCTTCGACGATCATGTAGACGAATCCAAATGGGAATCCTTCACGGTGACCTTCCAGGACTCGAAGTTCTTCGACCTGATGGAGAAGTTCACCCGCAACCGGGCCGGAACCGGCGCACTCGTAACGTTCAAGGATTCCAGTTGGTTCATGTCGGTCGTGCTGGCGTTCCAGCCGCATTTCCGCAACCAGCCGGAGCATGTCAGGGTCTTCTGGGGATATGGCCTGTACCCGGACAAGGTCGGCGATTATGTGCACAAAAAAATGTGCGACTGCACCGGCGAGGAGATTATGGAGGAGCTGATCGGACATCTGCACTTCGAGGCGCATAAGGAAGAGATCATGGCTACCGCCAACTGTATTCCCTGCATGATGCCGTATATCACCTCCCAGTTCATGCCGCGCCTGAACAGCGACCGGCCGCGGGTGGTGCCTGAAGGCTCAACCAATCTGGCCTTTATCGGCCAATACTGTGAGATCCCGGACGATATTGTTTTCACAGAAGAATACTCCGTCCGTGCCGCCCGCATCGCCGTCTACACCCTGTTCGGCGTGAATCGTCCGGTAGAGCCGATCAATGCGTACCAGAACGATGTGCGCACCCTGTTCTCCAGTCTGGTGACTTCGTTCCGGTAA
- a CDS encoding GNAT family N-acetyltransferase yields the protein MNFRFERAGLEDVGELAPVFDEYRSFYGQAADLEAAREFLTARLQNEESVVFMAVAGEGEDRQVHGLAQLYPSFSSITVQPIWILNDLYVTQEQRGQGLGSLLLEGVKGYAQGTGAKGLTLSTMIDNRGAQRLYEAHGYVRDESFYNYYLYF from the coding sequence TTGAACTTTCGGTTTGAACGGGCGGGTCTTGAGGATGTGGGAGAGCTTGCACCGGTATTTGATGAATACCGCAGCTTTTACGGCCAAGCCGCCGACCTGGAAGCTGCCCGTGAGTTCCTGACGGCAAGACTGCAGAATGAGGAATCGGTTGTCTTCATGGCGGTCGCCGGTGAGGGTGAAGACAGGCAGGTTCATGGATTGGCGCAGTTATATCCTTCGTTCTCGTCTATTACGGTGCAGCCGATATGGATTTTGAATGATCTGTACGTGACGCAGGAGCAGCGGGGGCAGGGACTGGGTTCCCTGCTGCTTGAAGGCGTGAAGGGATACGCACAGGGGACGGGAGCGAAGGGCCTGACACTGTCCACCATGATAGACAACAGAGGGGCCCAGCGTTTATATGAAGCCCATGGATATGTGCGGGACGAGAGCTTTTATAATTATTATTTATATTTCTGA
- a CDS encoding SGNH/GDSL hydrolase family protein, with product MEEYSSGTGLGGQEGPAAPQDPVERRDGFFVMFETAIEATALAEGKPSQEVYLEGNYLIDKAKYIGGVTDEQMLAMLRDWTGFRKLVHSIGVSVKTAEEGAAVTFLMQNWGRTSKYETGTQLRVPCPGDGTEILVKLEETEWSEEDVAPGKYAFEFNNEGELATASIVLYLNDGYTAPELTAEPPVDFDSSAYRAMIAKSLLHAGNNRRLKRAMDKAARGEDVTIAYIGGSITQGAGAKPIHTECYAYQSYLRFKELFGKDGGENIHFIKAGVGGTPSELGMIRYERDVLRDGAAAPDIVVVEFAVNDEGDETKGNCFESLCLKILSAANQPAVILLFSVFVNDWNLQDRLSPVGRRYNLPMVSIKDVVTEQFRLSKAEGNIISKRQFFYDIYHPTNDGHRVMADSLGYLFSETARAGMDEEEEDTLTGAPVLGNDFAQVRLLDRISDLGSAGAAIAIEAGGFNGTDDELQQVEMDDNPFGTPQFPHNWMHTAASGEDRFRLTITSKNLILVFKDSRSPDVGKAEVYVDGKLVLTADPHVNSWTHCNAVILYKNEQSEQHMVEIRMAPEDQEKCFTILGFGYSA from the coding sequence ATGGAAGAGTATAGCAGTGGTACCGGGCTTGGCGGGCAGGAGGGTCCGGCGGCACCCCAAGATCCAGTGGAGCGCCGTGACGGCTTCTTCGTCATGTTCGAGACAGCAATCGAAGCGACTGCCCTGGCGGAGGGTAAGCCCTCGCAAGAGGTCTATCTGGAGGGTAATTATCTGATCGATAAGGCCAAATACATAGGCGGGGTTACGGATGAGCAGATGCTGGCGATGCTTAGGGACTGGACCGGCTTCCGCAAGCTGGTGCATAGCATTGGAGTGTCTGTGAAGACGGCGGAGGAAGGGGCTGCGGTCACTTTTCTCATGCAGAATTGGGGCAGAACCAGCAAGTATGAGACCGGCACGCAGCTGCGGGTCCCCTGCCCGGGCGATGGAACGGAAATCCTGGTGAAGCTGGAGGAGACAGAGTGGTCTGAGGAGGATGTGGCTCCCGGCAAATATGCCTTTGAGTTCAACAACGAGGGGGAACTGGCGACAGCGAGCATCGTTCTCTACCTGAATGACGGATACACGGCGCCTGAGCTGACAGCGGAACCTCCGGTAGACTTCGATTCGTCTGCTTACCGCGCGATGATTGCGAAGTCCCTGCTGCATGCGGGCAATAACCGGCGGCTGAAGCGGGCTATGGACAAAGCTGCGCGCGGCGAGGATGTGACGATTGCTTATATTGGCGGGTCCATCACACAGGGTGCAGGGGCCAAGCCGATCCATACAGAATGTTATGCTTATCAGTCGTACTTGAGGTTTAAGGAGCTATTCGGCAAGGACGGTGGAGAGAATATTCATTTCATCAAGGCCGGGGTTGGCGGGACGCCCTCCGAGCTGGGGATGATCCGCTACGAGCGGGATGTGCTGAGGGATGGTGCAGCCGCTCCTGACATCGTAGTGGTGGAATTTGCTGTGAATGATGAAGGGGACGAGACGAAGGGCAACTGCTTCGAGAGCCTCTGTCTCAAAATCCTGTCTGCCGCAAACCAGCCAGCCGTCATCCTGCTGTTCAGTGTGTTCGTGAACGACTGGAACCTGCAGGACCGCCTCTCCCCGGTAGGCAGACGCTATAATCTCCCGATGGTCAGTATCAAAGATGTAGTAACAGAGCAGTTCCGGCTGAGTAAGGCCGAAGGAAATATCATCTCCAAGCGGCAATTCTTCTACGATATCTATCACCCTACGAATGACGGGCACCGCGTAATGGCGGACTCCCTGGGCTACCTGTTCTCCGAAACCGCCCGGGCGGGGATGGATGAAGAGGAAGAGGATACGCTGACGGGGGCGCCTGTGCTCGGCAATGATTTTGCCCAGGTCCGGCTGCTGGACCGCATAAGTGATCTGGGCAGCGCAGGTGCTGCAATTGCTATTGAAGCAGGCGGCTTCAACGGTACGGATGACGAACTGCAGCAGGTGGAGATGGATGACAACCCGTTCGGCACTCCGCAATTCCCGCATAACTGGATGCACACGGCTGCGTCCGGCGAGGATCGCTTCAGGCTGACAATCACCAGCAAGAATCTGATCCTGGTCTTCAAAGATTCGCGCAGCCCGGATGTGGGCAAGGCGGAGGTCTATGTGGACGGCAAGCTGGTGCTGACGGCAGATCCGCATGTGAATAGCTGGACGCATTGCAACGCTGTGATTCTGTACAAGAATGAGCAGAGCGAGCAGCATATGGTGGAGATCCGGATGGCGCCGGAGGATCAGGAGAAGTGCTTCACCATCCTGGGCTTTGGCTATTCGGCTTAA
- a CDS encoding sigma-70 family RNA polymerase sigma factor — protein sequence MDGVRGEEMEPNSLDELYEQYVDDIYRYLRSLCQDHHAAEDLMQDTFYRAYLYLEDCREERIKPWLFRVAYNAFVDYTRKEKRSIAKEGAYFSSLPHPETTEGTLLKQERWEEAARTLRLLPEGQRHALLLHDVHGLSYKEAAGIMEVGLSQYKILVFRARQKLREADRRRNEHE from the coding sequence GTGGATGGAGTAAGAGGGGAGGAGATGGAGCCGAATTCGCTGGATGAACTATATGAACAATATGTTGACGACATCTACCGCTATCTGCGCTCCCTCTGCCAGGACCATCATGCGGCTGAAGATTTAATGCAGGATACCTTTTATCGGGCGTATCTGTATCTGGAGGATTGCCGGGAGGAGCGGATTAAGCCGTGGCTGTTCCGGGTCGCCTATAATGCATTCGTGGATTATACGCGCAAAGAGAAGCGGAGTATAGCGAAGGAAGGCGCATATTTCAGCAGCCTGCCCCACCCGGAGACGACGGAAGGCACTCTGCTGAAGCAGGAACGCTGGGAGGAAGCGGCGCGGACGCTAAGACTGCTGCCGGAGGGGCAGCGTCATGCTCTGCTGCTGCACGATGTGCACGGGCTGAGCTATAAGGAGGCCGCCGGCATTATGGAGGTGGGCTTGTCCCAATACAAGATACTCGTATTCCGCGCCAGGCAGAAGCTGCGTGAGGCGGATCGGAGGAGGAATGAGCATGAGTGA
- a CDS encoding metallophosphoesterase family protein, translating into MKIGVVSDTHLSSRAKGLPSVLVEEFRQVDMILHLGDWVSPEIYDMLSELAPVEGIAGNNDGYEIIERFGESKILTLEGMRIGMIHGHAPYSRKGTDGNALLAFEGQEVDCILFGHSHQPLMRRENGILLFNPGSPTDKRREKQYSFGLMDITDRKITARHVFYDSKA; encoded by the coding sequence ATGAAGATTGGAGTAGTCTCGGATACACATCTCTCGAGCAGAGCGAAGGGCTTGCCGTCCGTGCTTGTGGAAGAATTCCGCCAGGTGGATATGATTCTGCATTTGGGAGACTGGGTGTCGCCGGAGATCTATGATATGCTGTCCGAGCTTGCCCCGGTGGAGGGGATTGCCGGAAACAACGATGGCTATGAGATTATTGAGCGCTTCGGCGAGAGTAAGATCCTAACGCTAGAGGGCATGCGCATCGGAATGATTCACGGACACGCGCCGTATTCCCGTAAAGGGACGGATGGCAATGCACTGCTGGCCTTTGAAGGCCAGGAGGTGGACTGCATTCTGTTCGGCCATTCCCATCAGCCGCTGATGCGCCGGGAGAACGGGATTCTGCTGTTCAACCCCGGTTCCCCTACAGATAAGCGGCGCGAAAAGCAATATTCCTTCGGTCTGATGGACATTACGGACCGGAAGATCACAGCCCGTCATGTCTTTTATGATTCCAAGGCGTAA
- a CDS encoding TetR-like C-terminal domain-containing protein, which yields MSNSLLTKNALAHSLKDLMAHLPLNKISVRHLVEDCGVNRQTFYYHFQDIYDLLGWIYKTEAVESIAQYRSYSTWTDGFYRIFCYIENNKAFCCNTLDSLGRRHLDAYLYEVTNDLVMGVINELAAGLNVGTSDKRFIANFYTLAFTGLIIQWMQDGMKEPPGPMIEKLSVLIEGNFLKALHKYENILS from the coding sequence ATGTCTAATTCCCTGCTGACCAAAAATGCACTCGCCCATTCACTCAAGGACCTGATGGCCCATCTTCCGCTGAACAAAATCTCTGTCCGGCATCTGGTCGAGGATTGCGGTGTGAACCGGCAGACCTTTTATTATCATTTTCAGGATATCTATGATTTGCTGGGCTGGATCTACAAGACGGAGGCTGTCGAGAGCATTGCCCAGTACCGCAGCTACAGTACGTGGACTGACGGATTCTACCGGATATTCTGCTATATCGAGAACAATAAGGCGTTCTGCTGCAACACCTTGGACTCCCTCGGACGGAGGCATCTGGACGCATATCTGTATGAGGTGACGAATGATCTCGTCATGGGCGTCATCAACGAGCTGGCCGCCGGGCTGAATGTCGGGACATCGGATAAGCGGTTCATCGCCAACTTTTACACACTGGCCTTCACCGGACTCATCATTCAGTGGATGCAGGACGGGATGAAGGAGCCGCCGGGGCCGATGATTGAGAAGCTGAGCGTCCTGATTGAAGGGAACTTCCTGAAGGCGCTGCATAAATATGAGAACATTTTGTCGTAA
- a CDS encoding DsbA family oxidoreductase produces MRIDIWSDYACPFCYIGKRRLEHALSQFPGRDQVEVVFRSFQLDPNARTDETRDIHELLASKYGMTRDKAKEMNAQLAEQAKGVGLEFNFDTIQSTNTFDAHRLSHYAATQGKAAQMTERLLRAYFTDSLNVGDRQVLAELADEAGLDQAKVAEVLDSEAYGDRVQADIEAARQLNITGVPFFVFNNKYAVSGAQPGPVFTEVLDTVWAEEQKGPELQVVGQPKTGAAPSADGCDDGSCSI; encoded by the coding sequence ATGAGAATAGATATATGGTCTGATTATGCCTGCCCGTTCTGCTATATCGGCAAAAGACGGCTGGAGCACGCGCTGAGCCAATTCCCCGGCCGTGACCAGGTGGAGGTTGTGTTCCGCAGCTTCCAGCTGGACCCGAATGCACGCACCGATGAGACGAGAGATATTCATGAGCTGCTGGCCAGCAAATACGGCATGACCCGTGACAAGGCCAAGGAGATGAACGCACAACTGGCCGAGCAGGCGAAGGGTGTGGGTCTGGAGTTCAATTTCGATACGATTCAGTCCACGAATACCTTCGATGCTCACCGCTTGAGCCACTATGCCGCTACTCAGGGCAAGGCTGCGCAGATGACCGAACGGCTGCTGCGCGCTTACTTCACAGATTCACTGAATGTGGGTGACCGCCAAGTGCTGGCTGAGCTGGCTGACGAGGCCGGACTGGATCAGGCCAAAGTGGCTGAGGTGCTCGACAGTGAGGCTTACGGCGACCGGGTCCAGGCTGACATTGAAGCTGCCCGGCAGCTGAACATCACCGGCGTTCCGTTCTTCGTCTTCAATAATAAGTACGCCGTATCCGGCGCACAGCCGGGTCCGGTCTTTACTGAAGTCCTGGATACGGTATGGGCGGAGGAACAGAAGGGTCCAGAGCTTCAAGTGGTCGGCCAGCCGAAAACCGGGGCTGCACCGTCTGCTGACGGCTGTGATGACGGTTCCTGCAGCATCTGA
- a CDS encoding FAD:protein FMN transferase: MSEIKKTSKNKKTVVTLAALVVVIAAAVVIWLTVGNNKTEDSPAATGTGDTKSLEQTFYIYDTVVNIKVFGDTVEQKNMDDIQAMLERMDIEFSRTKTNGELYAVNRAAGKEAVAVSDETLDIVKLSLKYAEEMDGLYDPTIGPLVDLWAIGEGGERVPDQAAIDKARSLVNYKDVIVDEATKTVKLAKEGMVLDMGGIGKGYAADRIADYLKAQGLNSAMINLGGSSIIALGNKPNGSQWNIGLQDPDQSRGTQLGTIKITDEVIDASGVYERFFMQDGVRYHHILDPRTGFPSQNGLKSITIMSPNATDADALSTGVFLMGLEDGMKYLEALPEKVEAFFITDDNKIYATSELKKRLNLTDPAYSFAN, from the coding sequence ATGTCTGAAATCAAAAAAACATCTAAGAACAAAAAAACCGTTGTAACTCTGGCCGCGCTCGTCGTTGTTATCGCTGCGGCTGTGGTAATCTGGCTTACAGTAGGCAACAACAAGACTGAAGACAGCCCTGCTGCTACCGGAACCGGCGATACGAAGTCCCTGGAGCAGACATTTTATATTTATGACACCGTCGTGAATATCAAGGTGTTCGGCGATACAGTGGAGCAGAAGAATATGGACGACATTCAGGCCATGCTGGAACGGATGGACATCGAGTTCAGCCGCACCAAAACGAACGGTGAATTGTACGCAGTGAATCGGGCAGCCGGCAAAGAAGCCGTTGCCGTATCTGATGAAACGCTGGATATCGTGAAGCTCTCCCTCAAGTATGCCGAGGAAATGGACGGGCTGTATGATCCGACCATCGGGCCGCTGGTGGATCTCTGGGCCATCGGTGAAGGCGGAGAACGTGTACCGGACCAAGCAGCGATCGACAAGGCGCGGAGCCTGGTCAATTATAAGGATGTTATCGTAGATGAAGCCACGAAGACAGTGAAGTTAGCCAAAGAAGGCATGGTGCTGGACATGGGCGGAATCGGCAAGGGCTATGCGGCTGACCGGATCGCCGACTATCTCAAGGCCCAGGGCCTGAACAGCGCGATGATCAATCTCGGGGGCAGCAGCATTATCGCCCTGGGCAACAAACCCAACGGTTCACAGTGGAATATCGGCTTGCAAGACCCCGATCAGAGCCGGGGCACCCAGCTCGGCACGATTAAAATTACCGATGAGGTCATTGATGCTTCCGGGGTGTATGAGCGCTTCTTCATGCAGGACGGGGTGCGTTACCACCATATCCTCGACCCCCGCACGGGCTTCCCTTCCCAAAACGGGCTGAAGAGTATCACTATCATGAGCCCCAATGCGACAGACGCGGACGCTCTTTCCACCGGTGTGTTCCTCATGGGCCTGGAAGACGGGATGAAATATCTTGAAGCGCTGCCGGAGAAGGTTGAGGCCTTCTTCATTACGGACGATAACAAGATCTATGCCACCTCTGAGCTGAAAAAACGGCTGAATCTGACCGATCCGGCTTATAGCTTCGCTAATTAA